The genomic interval AGACGAGCGCGCTGATCGCAATTGGGATGAGCTGATGCAAGAGCTGCGCGTGATGCAGACCGGCACGCAGATCCTCACCGGCTTTCTGCTCGCCGTCGCCTTCCAGCCGTTGTTCAACGACCTGAGTGAGCTGCAGCGGATGCTGTACGTCCTGCTGGTGCTGCTCGCCGCCACGGCCACGGTGCTGGCACTCACCCCGGTGGGGATGCATCGCATCCTGTTCGCACGCGGCCGCAAAACCGAACTCGTGCGGGTCGCCAATCGCATCGTGAAGGCCAACCTGGTCGTCATCGCCGCGCTCACCGTCGGGGTGACCGTGCTCATCATCGACTTCACCTTCGACCACGTCTTCGCCCTCATCGCGGCCGGAGTGGGCGTGATCGCCATCGTCGTGCTGTGGGTGGTGCTGCCGGTGGGCCTCCGCGCCCGCGACTGACCGTCTGACAGAATCGTGCGGTGATCATCGAGACGACGCGCCTGCGGCTGCGCGAGATGGATGCTGGTGACCTGCCTGCCCTTCGGGCGATCCTGCAGGATCCGCTGGTGATGGTCGCCTACGAGGGCGCCTTCGATGATGACGGCGTCGATGAATGGCTGCAGCGGCAGCGCGACCGCTACCTCGCCGACGGGTTCGGGCTGTGGGCGGTCGAGTCCCGCGACACCGGCCGGGTGATCGGCCAGTGCGGGCTCACGAGGCAGAGCGGATCAGGCGAAGAGGCCATCGAGGTCGGCTACCTGTTCTGCCACGACGTGTGGGGGAAGGGGTACGCGACAGAAGCGGCGGCCGGATGCGTGCAGCTCGCCTTCGACACCATCGACGCGCTGCCAGGCGATGCCGTGCA from Microbacterium sp. H1-D42 carries:
- a CDS encoding DUF6328 family protein — encoded protein: MSAPDARKDGRDETEDERADRNWDELMQELRVMQTGTQILTGFLLAVAFQPLFNDLSELQRMLYVLLVLLAATATVLALTPVGMHRILFARGRKTELVRVANRIVKANLVVIAALTVGVTVLIIDFTFDHVFALIAAGVGVIAIVVLWVVLPVGLRARD
- a CDS encoding GNAT family N-acetyltransferase, with the protein product MIIETTRLRLREMDAGDLPALRAILQDPLVMVAYEGAFDDDGVDEWLQRQRDRYLADGFGLWAVESRDTGRVIGQCGLTRQSGSGEEAIEVGYLFCHDVWGKGYATEAAAGCVQLAFDTIDALPGDAVHAQIRDTNIASMNVAIRLGMTVRGRFTKRYRGITMPHLDFAVSRSAWEVRKREVGNPSESMR